One Hevea brasiliensis isolate MT/VB/25A 57/8 unplaced genomic scaffold, ASM3005281v1 Scaf191, whole genome shotgun sequence genomic window carries:
- the LOC131176623 gene encoding protein STRICTOSIDINE SYNTHASE-LIKE 2-like, whose protein sequence is MAITSNPLFFAATIVLIISAIIAINRTKFSDKPSYIQSFSGDNIDKLNQQRELLHLGSSATGPESFAFGKHGQGPYASIADGRIIKWEEHRRQWIDFAVTSLHRAGCERSYDHYQVEPICGRPLGLCVEELSGDLYIADAYMGLLMVGPEGGLATTIATLADEVPFRFTNGLDIDQSSGTVYFTDSSSLYQRRDYIYVILSGDKSGRLMRYDPEDRQVKVLVENLSFPNGVALSKDGNFILLAETTTCRILRYWIKTCKIGTLEVFAQLPGFPDNIKRSPRGGYWVGLNSKREKVLEWILSHTWIGNALIKLPFDLMKAYSILAEYRGSGMAIRLSENGDILEVFEDKNGFKSISEGMEKDGKLWIGSINLPFAGRYNL, encoded by the exons ATGGCGATCACCTCAAACCCATTATTTTTCGCAGCAACAATCGTACTCATAATATCTGCCATAATCGCCATTAATCGTACCAAGTTCTCGGATAAACCATCTTATATACAAAGTTTTTCTGGTGATAATATTGACAAGCTTAATCAGCAGCGGGAGCTTCTTCATCTAGGAAGTTCTGCAACCGGACCTGAAAGTTTTGCGTTCGGCAAGCATGGCCAGGGACCCTACGCCAGCATCGCCGATGGCCGGATCATCAAATGGGAGGAACATCGACGACAGTGGATTGATTTTGCTGTTACTTCTCTTCACAG AGCCGGCTGCGAGCGATCGTACGATCACTATCAGGTGGAGCCTATTTGTGGGCGCCCATTAGGTTTGTGTGTCGAGGAATTAAGCGGTGATCTGTACATTGCTGATGCTTACATGGGACTATTAATGGTGGGCCCTGAAGGCGGGTTGGCCACAACAATTGCGACACTTGCCGACGAGGTACCTTTTAGGTTCACCAATGGCCTCGACATTGACCAATCAAGTGGGACCGTATATTTTACCGATAGCAGTTCACTGTACCAGAGGAG GGATTATATATATGTGATATTAAGTGGTGATAAATCAGGAAGGCTAATGAGATATGACCCAGAGGACAGACAAGTGAAAGTACTTGTTGAGAACCTTTCATTTCCAAATGGAGTGGCATTAAGCAAAGATGGAAACTTCATTTTACTTGCAGAGACCACCACATGTAGAATCCTAAGATATTGGATAAAAACATGTAAAATTGGAACTCTTGAAGTCTTTGCACAATTGCCAGGGTTCCCAGACAACATAAAGAGGAGTCCCAGAGGAGGATATTGGGTTGGTTTGAATTCAAAAAGAGAAAAGGTTTTGGAATGGATCCTTTCACATACATGGATAGGCAATGCTTTGATTAAGCTTCCTTTTGATTTGATGAAAGCTTATTCAATTTTGGCTGAGTATAGAGGGAGTGGCATGGCTATTAGGTTGAGTGAAAATGgtgacatattggaagtgtttgaaGATAAAAATGGATTCAAGTCCATAAGTGAAGGAATGGAAAAAGATGGCAAATTATGGATAGGCTCTATCAATTTGCCTTTTGCTGGCAGATATAACTTATGA
- the LOC131176622 gene encoding protein STRICTOSIDINE SYNTHASE-LIKE 10-like: MNRNLTLAVAAATLVALLSILIADPINLFVPPSLPSSHDHLHSAKVVPVAGAVGPESLVFDPNGEGPYTGVADGRILKWQGDGGGWVDFATTTSNRKECTRPFAPELEHVCGRPLGLRFDKKTGNLYIADAYLGLQVVGPNGGLAKPVVSEIEGHPLRFTNDLDIDEEGDVIYFTDTSKIFQRRQFISSILNKDTTGRLLKYDKSSAEVTILLEGLAFANGVALSKDHSFVLVAETTACQISRYWLHGANAGKVDIFAKLPGFPDNIRRNSKGEYWVALHSKKGLFSKLALSNSWIGKTLLKLPLSFKQLHSLLVGGRPHATAIKLSEDGKVLKVLEDCDGKTLRFISEVEEKDGKLWIGSVLMPFLGVYDL; encoded by the exons ATGAACAGGAATTTGACACTAGCTGTGGCAGCGGCGACTCTAGTGGCACTCCTTTCCATCCTCATAGCGGATCCCATCAATCTCTTTGTGCCACCTTCATTaccatcatctcatgatcatctcCACTCTGCAAAGGTCGTTCCCGTCGCCGGAGCTGTCGGACCGGAGAGCCTGGTCTTCGATCCCAATGGAGAAGGGCCCTACACTGGTGTTGCTGATGGAAGAATTCTCAAGTGGCAAGGAGATGGCGGCGGCTGGGTTGATTTTGCCACTACTACTTCTAATAG GAAGGAGTGCACTCGCCCATTTGCACCAGAATTGGAGCATGTGTGTGGAAGGCCGCTGGGACTACGGTTTGATAAGAAAACTGGAAATCTCTACATAGCTGATGCCTATTTAGGTCTTCAAGTAGTAGGTCCAAATGGAGGTTTAGCCAAGCCAGTGGTCTCTGAAATTGAAGGCCATCCCTTGCGCTTCACCAATGATTTGGATATTGATGAGGAGGGAGATGTGATTTACTTCACAGATACAAGCAAAATCTTCCAACGAAG GCAATTTATATCATCAATCTTGAATAAAGACACAACTGGTAGATTGCTGAAGTATGATAAATCAAGCGCAGAAGTTACAATTTTACTTGAAGGCCTTGCGTTTGCCAATGGAGTAGCATTGAGCAAGGACCACTCCTTTGTGCTAGTAGCTGAAACAACTGCTTGTCAGATTTCAAGGTATTGGCTTCATGGTGCCAATGCTGGAAAGGTTGATATTTTCGCAAAGCTTCCAGGATTTCCAGACAATATTAGAAGAAACTCAAAAGGGGAGTATTGGGTAGCTTTGCATTCCAAAAAAGGACTTTTTTCAAAGTTGGCTCTTTCAAATTCATGGATTGGAAAGACACTGTTAAAACTTCCTCTTAGCTTTAAGCAACTTCATTCACTGTTAGTAGGAGGGAGACCACATGCAACTGCTATAAAGCTAAGTGAGGATGGGAAGGTTCTGAAAGTTTTAGAAGATTGTGATGGAAAGACATTGAGGTTTATAAGTGAAGTTGAAGAGAAGGATGGGAAGCTGTGGATTGGATCAGTACTGATGCCTTTCCTTGGTGTTTATGATTTGTAG